The Mycolicibacterium mucogenicum DSM 44124 genomic sequence GGCGCGGGCACGGGTGATCGAAGCCGCCCTGGCGTTGTTTGCGGACCACGGCGTGAACGGCACATCGCTGCAGATGATCGCGGATCACCTCGGGGTCAGCAAGGCTTCCGTGTACTACCAGTTCCATTCGAAGGACGACATCGTGCTCGCCGTGATCCGGCCGGTGTTCGCCGAACTCGATCAGCTGGCCACGGCGATCGAGGCGCAAGAGAACGCGGCGGCGCGCCAGGAAGCCGCGATCACCGGATTCGTCGAGCTCGCGGTCCGGCACCGGCGCGTGACGGCCGTCTTCTATCGCGACCCGGCCATCGACACCCTGGTCAAAACCCACGAGGAGTGCAGCGCCATCAACCAGCGCCTCCGCAAGGTGCTGGGAATGGACAGCGCAGATACCGAGACCCGGGTGACCATGTCGCTGGTCACCTCGGGCGTCTACGGCAGTGCGATGGATCCCGACCTACAGGACATCCCCGACGATGAACTCCACCGCATCCTGCTGCAGTCCGCGCGGCGGCTGCTTGCGGTGGAGGAGCGGGACGCTATTCGGCGATGAAGACGGGGATCAGGCGGTCGGTCTTGGTCTGGTACTCGGCGTAGGGCGGGTAGGCCTCGACGGCCCGGTCCCACCATTCCTGCCGTTCGTCGCCCTCGAGCTCACGAGTCGTCAGCTCGAAGACCTTGTCGCCGTCCTGCGCCGTGATCTGCGGGTTGGCCTTGACGTTGTGGTACCACGACGGGTGCTCGGGGGCACCGCCCTTGGACGCCACGAGGGCGTAGCGGCCGTTGTGCTCGACCCGCATCAGCGGCACGAGACGCTTCTTGCCGGACTTGGCTCCGGTGGTGGTGAACAGGACCACCGGCCGATCGAGGATCTGCACCCCGTCGGTGGTGCCCTGCGCCAGAATCTGTTCGGTCTGCTTGCGCACCCAGTCGGTGGGGCTCAGTTCATGTTCGGTCACTTTGTTCCCAACGGATTGAGGAAGCCGGGTTATTCCGGTCGCGACCGATTCTTCCCGGTCTGCAGGCATCCGGGGGAGTGCTCGGCCGAAATCCCGTGGCCGCAGAGGTAACCACCCCCTGAGTCTTTAGTTAGGTTAGCCTAAGTTGTGTGTCGACGATATGGGAGACGCTGCCGCCGGAGGTGAGCTCGGCGATGCTCTCGACCGGGCCGGGGCCCGGTTCATTGCTGGCAGCCGGCGCCGCGTGGCGGGCGTTGGCTGTCCAATATGCCGACGCCGCAACGCAATTGGCGGGGATCCTGGCAACGGTCCAGGGCGGGGCGTGGGACGGTCCGACCGCCCAGCAGTATGTGGCCGCGCATGGTCCGTTCCTCGACTGGCTGACCTCGATGAGCGCCGTTGCCGAGGCGATCGCCGAGCGGCACGACACCGTTGTCGCCGCCTATTCGGCGGCTGTCGCGGCGATGCCGACGTTGGCCGAACTCGCCGCCAATCACGCCGTGCACACCAGTCTGCTCGCGACGAATTTCCTTGGCCTCAACACCATTCCGATAGCGCTGAATGAAGCCGACTACGGCCGGATGTGGCTGCAGGCGGCCGCGACCATGCGGGTCTACGAGGGCGTCTCCACGGTAAGTCTCGAGTCGTCACCGATCGCATCGCCGGCGCCGGCCATCACGTCTGCGGAAGCCGGTATGTCGGCCCGTGCGGCCTCGTCGGGCTCGGGCCAATTCACGTTCCGTGATCCCGCGGGCGTCGTCGTCGAGCAGATCCGAAAGCTCGTCAACGCGCTGGCCGAGTGGGCCCGCGATCTGCCGGAACCGTTGCGCAGCATCGCCACTCAGGTGTTGGACGGCGCGGCGGCGGCGGTGAACGCCAAACTCTTCAGCATCCTGACCTACTCCGTGCTGGATCCGCTCATCTACTTCGGCCCGTTCGCCGCGATACCCGCACCCGCGGCCGCTGCTGCGGCGGCTGCCGCAGCAAGCGCCGCAGCCCCGGCCGAGCCGGCTCCGGAGCTGACGCCGGGTCCGGTCGTCGAATCAGTTCCTTTGAGCGACAACCACGTTCAGGATCGCGGCGCAGTGCCGGTGGTCGGCACTGCCGCGCCGGCGGCCACTGCGTCCGCGCCCGCGCCACAATCGGGTTCGGCGCCGATCCCGTCGTCGTCCCCCGCGCCGATGGCTCCCATGCCCGACGCGCCTTACCTGTACGCCGTCGGCGTCGGCCCGGACGGGGAGGGTTCGGCGCCGACCGTGCGCGGTGCGGCCACCCAGGCGGTATCTGCGCCGGTTCAGGAACCTGTGGCGGCAAGTGCGGCCGTCGGCGAGCGTCGCGCGGCGCGACGGCGCCGGAAATCGCGGCAACATCGGCACGAGCCGATGGCGGCCGATGGCCGGATGACGCTACCCATGCCGGGCGAGCCCGAGGTCAGCGCTTCCGGCAGCCATGCCGAACTGGATGCCACGGCACGTGGGCTGGTTGGTTCGCGGGCGACGGTGCCGAGCGAGGTGGTGCGGAAGCCGATGCTGCCGTCGACCTGGGCCAGGGCCTAGTTGACGAATCGCTGGGCGCGAGCGGGCGCCGACGAGGTGGCGCGCGCCTGCCGGTATCCGACCAACCCGCCGGCGGCGGTCAGGGTGATGATGCCGGCGAATCCGGGGACGGCGACCGCCGCGACCTCGCTGAGGCCGGCGGCCCGCAGGTAGTCCGGATAGCCCGGCCGGAAGTCCTTCGCTGCGAGGAGGTGGGTCTCGGCGGCGAAGACGTCCCGGGGCTGGACCGGCGGGACCGGTTTG encodes the following:
- a CDS encoding TetR/AcrR family transcriptional regulator; its protein translation is MAKSVGPRGSARARVIEAALALFADHGVNGTSLQMIADHLGVSKASVYYQFHSKDDIVLAVIRPVFAELDQLATAIEAQENAAARQEAAITGFVELAVRHRRVTAVFYRDPAIDTLVKTHEECSAINQRLRKVLGMDSADTETRVTMSLVTSGVYGSAMDPDLQDIPDDELHRILLQSARRLLAVEERDAIRR
- a CDS encoding nitroreductase family deazaflavin-dependent oxidoreductase, producing MTEHELSPTDWVRKQTEQILAQGTTDGVQILDRPVVLFTTTGAKSGKKRLVPLMRVEHNGRYALVASKGGAPEHPSWYHNVKANPQITAQDGDKVFELTTRELEGDERQEWWDRAVEAYPPYAEYQTKTDRLIPVFIAE
- a CDS encoding PPE family protein; the encoded protein is MSTIWETLPPEVSSAMLSTGPGPGSLLAAGAAWRALAVQYADAATQLAGILATVQGGAWDGPTAQQYVAAHGPFLDWLTSMSAVAEAIAERHDTVVAAYSAAVAAMPTLAELAANHAVHTSLLATNFLGLNTIPIALNEADYGRMWLQAAATMRVYEGVSTVSLESSPIASPAPAITSAEAGMSARAASSGSGQFTFRDPAGVVVEQIRKLVNALAEWARDLPEPLRSIATQVLDGAAAAVNAKLFSILTYSVLDPLIYFGPFAAIPAPAAAAAAAAAASAAAPAEPAPELTPGPVVESVPLSDNHVQDRGAVPVVGTAAPAATASAPAPQSGSAPIPSSSPAPMAPMPDAPYLYAVGVGPDGEGSAPTVRGAATQAVSAPVQEPVAASAAVGERRAARRRRKSRQHRHEPMAADGRMTLPMPGEPEVSASGSHAELDATARGLVGSRATVPSEVVRKPMLPSTWARA